The Pongo abelii isolate AG06213 chromosome 23, NHGRI_mPonAbe1-v2.0_pri, whole genome shotgun sequence nucleotide sequence GCCCCGGCCCTCCAGGCAGACAGGAGGCAGAGGGGGCACCTCACCCGACGACTGTGACCCCCATGTGGGCAGAGGACACTCACCGTGTGGGACCCCTCCATCATGGCCTGCACAAAGGCTGTGGACTCACTGGTACAGGAACGCACAGTCTCAGTCCGTCCCTCCCGGAACATTCTGGTCATTGAGGCCTCATAGGTCAGGCAGAACTTACCCCTGTCCTGAGATATACAGAGGGGTGAATCTGGCAGGTGGACCCCGGTACCACCCTGCCCTCTCAGCAGCGGGAGGCGGGGCTCCTACCCGGAAGTGAGCCAGCTGCAGCGCGATCTGCACAAAGGCATCAGGGCTGGTCCGGCACTTCTTGATGAGGCCTTTGCCAAAGGGCAGGAACTGGAAGCAGTACAACTCCACGTCGTCTGCCAGCGCCTTGGCCACCTGGTAGGAACTCTCGATGACCGCCTGGCACTGCCAAGACATGGGAAGGGTCAGCTGAGGGTAGGGCTCTCCAAGCAGGACTCTGGGTCACGTCTAGGAGGCATGACGTTTAGCTGGTGGAGAAAGGGCACAGCCGGCCAAGACATCTTCAGGAGGAGGATACGCAAAAGACAATCTGAGGGAGAATCAGCCCCCAGAGGCCGGGCTGAGCTTTGTGGGGAAGACGGAAGTGTGAAAATGCTCCAGGGGCCTGTGAGTGCCTCCTCCCATCTCATGGACTTCTCTAAACACAGATGGCCCCAGGGGCGGCGGGTGGTCTCTGTCCTCCCTGAAGCCAGTTTGGACTCTACGGGTATCCTGAGACGTGCCCTGTGCCTTCCCGAGGGCTGGGCCAGGCAGTGGGGCCAGCAGGGGAGGAGGCGGCTCAGGCCTTGTCGGGGTTGTACCCACCCGCTGCTTTGTGGTCTCACACCTGCTCTGGGTGCTTCCAACCCACCTGTTTTGGAATGTCCCACTGCAGCCGCGTAGGAGGTGCGAGCGCGGGGTTCGGTTTGCCCAGGCAGTGCCCAGTCTCCGTGTAGCCCAGGTAGAAGCTGTCTGTGCCCAGGACAAACTGCAGGGAGAGGATGAGACTGAGAGGCCAGCCTCATCCCCTACAGCCTGCCCTGCAGGTTCCCTCTGTAAGGCTATTACCTCCCAGAGGTGCCCAATGATGGGAGCGTCTGCCCACGCATGCTCTGCATTGAGACCCAACTGGCCATTCTTGAAGGAGATGAGAGTGAAGGATTTGTCAAACCACCTGCAGGAAGAGTAGACACATGAAGAACCAAAGCTGGGAATGTCCAGAGGAGCCTGACCTGCAACCCCAACCTTTAACCCTAATTACTAAccgtattctctctttttttaaaaattgagatggagtcttgctctgttgcccaggctggagtgcagtggtgtgatcttggcttcctgtaacctcccgggttcaagggattctcctgcctcagccttctgactagctgggattacaggtgcctgccaccatgcccatcttcTAACCCTGTTCTCTATCCCAAACCCTAGCCTTTAACCCTAGCCACTATCCCTACCTAACCACTAATCACAATCCTAACTACTTTTAagaaggggtctcactacgttgcccaggctggtcttgagctcctgcgctcaagtgatccacctgcctggcctcccaaagtgctaggatcacaggtgtgtgcctctGCCCCCAGCTCATAACCCTACCTTCTTTTATCTTTACTCCTCTAACCATAACCCTAACTTTTAACCTTAAGCTATAAcctgtggggctggggctgccgTACCTGTTGTAGCAGTTGCCATGTAGCAGGGCCTTGCCATACAGGCTGAGGCTGGCCTCATCTTCGGGGTCATAGCAGTAGGATTCCTCATCCAGGGCCACGAAGAAAGCGGCACGCTCGATGGCCTCCAAGGCAGCCTTATTCTTTCCAGAGCTAAAGAAGGCCTGGCGTGCTTGTGCCCACTCCACCCTGTAGCATGGGGTTAGGGTAAGCAGTGGGCACGTGGACTTGGGATGAGGGTGCCTCTGAGGGCCTGGCTGGAcctggagatgggggtggggtgccAGGCTGGACCTGGAGATTGGGGGGTACCAGGCTGGACCTGGAGATGGGGGGTACTACGCTGGACCTGGAGATGTGGGGGTGCCAGGCTGGGCCTGGAGGTGGGGGGGTGAGTGCCAGGCTGGgcctggaggtgggggtgtgtgtgccaGGCTGGGCCTGGAGGTGGGGGGTGCCAGGCTGTTTTGGAGGGTGTCCCCACCCTCTGCACACCTCACCTGGCTGCCACCCGTCAGAGGTAGGTTATGCTGGCTGTCCTGCTAACCACAAATGTCCTCCCCTAGTCGTGCCTCCAGCATCCAGTTCCAGGGTGGCAGGCAGGGCCAAGCTCCTCTCCTCATGGAGCCCTGAACTCAGGGTGAGGACAGTCCCTCCCCACAGGCCAATACCTTCCTCCTGCAGTGAGGGCTGCCAGCTTCTCCTccccaggctgaggtggggaggggtcGTCCAGGATCCTCTGGAACTGCATCTCCAGATCCTGAGGCTTGAGCAGACGGGAGCCCTCATAGAGCCACAGCTTGAAGAAGCGTCCCTTGTGGTAGACAGCCACGTGCCGGCTGTCCGAGAGGTGTTGTAGCACATCTGTGATAGAGGCCACGGGCAAGCTGAGGCAGGGCCCCCAGCTACATCCTGGGAAGGGCCCACCTCCCATGCACTAGGTGACCCCTGCAGACCCTGCTTTGCTCGGCCTCTGCCTGGGCCTTCCTGCCCCCTGGATGGGATCCGTGTGTCCTaaaccaggccctgtgctgggtgctTCCGCTATCTCTCACGTAACACCAACAACAATCCTATAAAgtatttcacagaagaggaaacgaCGCACTAGGAGGTTGTGCAAACCACCTAAGGATACAGTGTCAGAAGCAGGGAAGGCCGCTGCCTCTGCCAGACCCCTGGGTGcgcccctcccctcctctgccgGCTCCATGGCTGTGCCGGGTCTGTCCTAAGCTTTGGGCTGCAGCAGGACTCCCTTCACCACACACACTGAGCCCCGGAGGGGAGGGGCTCTGCTCTGGGCCCTATGGGGTCCCTGCACCAGCATCATGCCTGTAAACAATGGATGTCTAGTATCTGTCACAATTGACTACTGTTCACAGTTTCAGGACCCTGAGACACTGGGGATGCTTGGTGATGAGCAGGCAGGAGGGCAGCGAGCCAGCCAGATGGCCCACAAGTAGCAGGGAGGGGGCTCAGTTACCTGTGTCCTTGCCCGGGATCCGAGTGGTGTTAAACATCCTCTCCATCTGGTAGGAGCACATGGGCACCATGCCCAGTGCCATCACCTGAGGGAAGGCCCAGCATGGCTCAGACTCAGGTCTCCTCTCCCATCCCACCTTCAACCCTGACGCAACTCACAGGCTTGATTTCCTCACGGTCCAGTTTACGGCGATACATGATCATGGCGTGGATGATGTTTCCCAGGCGGGCTGCCTGCACATCTGTATTCTTGATGAGCACAAGATCCTACAGAGAAACAGAGCCTGGGGGGTGGGGGCCTCTGTCTGGATGTCACCTGGGTCTTGCTGACCCAAAGACCAATCTATTCGGGGGCCTGAGGTGTTCTGTCTCCCTCTTCCAGTACATCCTGCACATGCTGCTGGGGTGAACCTCCAGAAATGCACAACTGATCACAGTTAACCCTCTGCTCCAGCTTCAGCCTAAGCtgctttattgtttattttttagagttagggtcttgctctgtcgcccaggctggagtgcagcgggacaagcatggctcactgcagcctcaaattcctcgccctaagtgatcctcctgcctcagcctcctgagttgcagGGATTagagtcatgcaccaccacgcctggctctgagcttcctttttatttatttatttttatttttaaatttttatttatttatttttttgagacagtctcgctctgtcacccaggctggagtgcatggtgcgatctcggctcactgcaagctccgcctcccgggttcatgccattctcctgcctcagccgtctgagtagctgggactacaggcacccgccaccatgcccggctaattttttgtatttttggtagagacggggtttcaccgtgttagccaagatggtctcaatctcctgaccttgtgatccacccgcctcagcctcccaaagtgctgggattacaggcgtgacccactgcacccggcctgagctGCCTTTTTATAAGCTATTTTATGTGCTTGTATTCTACTTCTTTTGCTTTGATAAAGGGGTTCTACCACTAAAAAGCAGTTTAAAACCTCTGGTATGGACAAGTTGTGTGTAAGTTCCTGGAAGGACAGCTTATGGAGGAGAATTCCAGTAGACTCTGGCAAGTCAAGTGTGCTTTGGACAgtgggaaaggagagaagaggcaTGCCATACAGCCCAGGTGGCTGGGAGACCCAGAGACTCAGAAGGGCCAGTTACATGGGGCAGAGGCAGACTGTGACTTCCTGAGCTCTAAAAGAAGAAGCCTGGCCTTCATTCTGCTGTCCAGCTCTGCAGAGGGACACAAAGCAAGACATGTTCTAGACAATTCCCTGGTTATGGTGTCAGGACAGCTGGGAACTCATGGCCAGGAGGCCAGTGATGAAACCAAGGAGAGGTGACAGAGCCTGAGCTGGGCAGGAGCAAGGACCCCAGGACTCTGAGAGAGGCGGTGGCAGGCTGGGGGTCTCCACTCTCCTCATCCTCAGGATCCCCATTGCCCCTAAGCTGCTTCTGGACTCTTCTAGgatctcctctccctcttccctttccctcaGGCCTCACTCCATAACCCCCACTTGCCCACGGAAGCTGCTACTAGAGCTCCGGGCTGTCCTCCAGGTCCTTTGCCTTGGAGCTGGGACAGAGCTAAGCACGCGCGGGGGCCTGGGGGCTCCAGTTCATACCATGACATAATAGTTGCTGTTCACCATGAGAGGGCTCCTGCCTCGAAGGTAGATGTACTCTTCCCACCAGTCACTCACCTGTGGGCAGGTGGAAGGTTAGAGCTGGGGCGGGGGCAGCCAGGACACATGGCAGGTGACAATGAGGCCAGGGGCACGAGCTTACATAGTTACTTGCCCACCATGACTTGAGCACCAGGTATTTCTGCAGCCTGGGGGCAGTCTTGTCCTGGAATTCTTTGGCCAGCATCTCCATGCGGTAATATTCCTCATCATCCAACAAGGGGCGCACAGACTCTAGGTACTGTCCAGCCAGTTATCATCACCGTGGGGCCAGATGGCGAAGGCTGCCTCTATCTTAATCCTCTTCCCACCTCTCCCTCCTCACCCAGCCCCATTATTCTCAAGCCCTTAAGGCCACTCTTTGCACAGAACCTTATATTTGGAAACATCTCCTGAATCCAGCCTCCCCTGCCCACTGGGATGCCCAAGCGAGGCCCTCACCCGCTGAATTGTGGCTGACACCCTGGGCACAGGAAGCTTGGGCAGAGATGTCTGGAAGCTGTAGAGCATAGGGTGCCGGCTGGATAGAAGGCGGATACACATCTGGGGGTACAGAGCAGAGTGCTGGGGTGGGAGccagtggaaaaaatggaaaccaaCCAACAACTCCCTGAGACCCTCAGAGCCATCCCAGCCCCTCCAGGACAAACCACACACCAGGCACCAGTCCCCTGTCTGCCTCTCCCCTCTAGCTCAGAACTCCAAAGAAGTCCAAAGAGTCTCAACCCAGGTGCCTGAACCCCTCCACTGGCTGCTGCTCACAGCCCAGATCCTGGTCAAGTTGCTGGTCTTGCCATGCATCTCAAACATCCACCCATGGTAGCAGAGAAGCAGCTTCAGGGTTTGGCGGAAGAAGAAGATGCCCGTCACCCAGACGCCCGTGGAGAAGATGGCCATGCTGAGAAGTGCCCGGGTCTGCGGGGTCTGGTAGGGGCCACACCTATTGGAGAGGGGCAAGGGCTGCAGGGGTCCTCTTGAGGCCAGTCTCGGGTGGCTGTGAACTGTCTCGGGGGAGACACCAAGGGGAAGAACCTCCCTGGGCACACTCATGTCTGACTGCATCAAATAAGAGCT carries:
- the CPT1B gene encoding carnitine O-palmitoyltransferase 1, muscle isoform isoform X1; this translates as MAEAHQAVAFQFTVTPDGVDFRLSREALKHVYLSGINSWKKRLIRIKNGILRGVYPGSPTSWLVVIMATVGSSFCNVDVSLGLVSCIQRCLPQGCGPYQTPQTRALLSMAIFSTGVWVTGIFFFRQTLKLLLCYHGWMFEMHGKTSNLTRIWAMCIRLLSSRHPMLYSFQTSLPKLPVPRVSATIQRYLESVRPLLDDEEYYRMEMLAKEFQDKTAPRLQKYLVLKSWWASNYVSDWWEEYIYLRGRSPLMVNSNYYVMDLVLIKNTDVQAARLGNIIHAMIMYRRKLDREEIKPVMALGMVPMCSYQMERMFNTTRIPGKDTDVLQHLSDSRHVAVYHKGRFFKLWLYEGSRLLKPQDLEMQFQRILDDPSPPQPGEEKLAALTAGGRVEWAQARQAFFSSGKNKAALEAIERAAFFVALDEESYCYDPEDEASLSLYGKALLHGNCYNRWFDKSFTLISFKNGQLGLNAEHAWADAPIIGHLWEFVLGTDSFYLGYTETGHCLGKPNPALAPPTRLQWDIPKQCQAVIESSYQVAKALADDVELYCFQFLPFGKGLIKKCRTSPDAFVQIALQLAHFRDRGKFCLTYEASMTRMFREGRTETVRSCTSESTAFVQAMMEGSHTKADLRDLFQKAAKKHQNMYRLAMTGAGIDRHLFCLYLVSKYLGVSSPFLAEVLSEPWRLSTSQIPQSQIRMFDPEQHPNHLGAGGGFGPVADDGYGVSYMIAGENTIFFHISSKFSSSETNAQRFGNHIRQALLDIADLFQVPKADS
- the CPT1B gene encoding carnitine O-palmitoyltransferase 1, muscle isoform isoform X2, producing the protein MASSGACTLAAPPAGWSSSWQQWVPPSATWTSPWGWCGPYQTPQTRALLSMAIFSTGVWVTGIFFFRQTLKLLLCYHGWMFEMHGKTSNLTRIWAMCIRLLSSRHPMLYSFQTSLPKLPVPRVSATIQRYLESVRPLLDDEEYYRMEMLAKEFQDKTAPRLQKYLVLKSWWASNYVSDWWEEYIYLRGRSPLMVNSNYYVMDLVLIKNTDVQAARLGNIIHAMIMYRRKLDREEIKPVMALGMVPMCSYQMERMFNTTRIPGKDTDVLQHLSDSRHVAVYHKGRFFKLWLYEGSRLLKPQDLEMQFQRILDDPSPPQPGEEKLAALTAGGRVEWAQARQAFFSSGKNKAALEAIERAAFFVALDEESYCYDPEDEASLSLYGKALLHGNCYNRWFDKSFTLISFKNGQLGLNAEHAWADAPIIGHLWEFVLGTDSFYLGYTETGHCLGKPNPALAPPTRLQWDIPKQCQAVIESSYQVAKALADDVELYCFQFLPFGKGLIKKCRTSPDAFVQIALQLAHFRDRGKFCLTYEASMTRMFREGRTETVRSCTSESTAFVQAMMEGSHTKADLRDLFQKAAKKHQNMYRLAMTGAGIDRHLFCLYLVSKYLGVSSPFLAEVLSEPWRLSTSQIPQSQIRMFDPEQHPNHLGAGGGFGPVADDGYGVSYMIAGENTIFFHISSKFSSSETNAQRFGNHIRQALLDIADLFQVPKADS